The following proteins come from a genomic window of Candidatus Woesearchaeota archaeon:
- a CDS encoding DUF2283 domain-containing protein — translation MRKFNFSYDEEHDDLFLYDPQAKSKGGVELGDVVLDLNAQKEVVGLQFLHASRLIHDLIDSKTSTSIKKILCTLDSCRVDIKTKNDLLVIKISLITKDDQIRPILSLPRIVQKSPALAPA, via the coding sequence ATGCGAAAATTTAATTTTAGTTATGATGAAGAGCATGATGATTTGTTCTTGTATGATCCTCAAGCCAAGTCAAAAGGTGGCGTTGAATTGGGGGATGTAGTTCTTGATCTTAATGCCCAAAAAGAGGTAGTGGGCTTACAGTTTCTTCATGCATCACGGCTGATCCATGACCTTATAGACTCGAAGACATCTACAAGCATAAAAAAGATCCTTTGCACTCTTGATTCTTGTAGAGTTGATATCAAGACCAAGAATGACTTGCTAGTGATCAAAATCTCCCTCATCACTAAGGATGATCAGATCAGACCTATTCTTTCTCTTCCACGGATAGTGCAGAAAAGCCCTGCTCTTGCACCTGCTTGA